A stretch of the Longimicrobium sp. genome encodes the following:
- a CDS encoding DUF418 domain-containing protein produces the protein MLGLFLLGLWAGRRRVLENVSAHRAAFRRVTAWGFAVSIPANVALEVARSTWSYQTAAARPWLFPVVTALQVLAVVPLAAAYVSAVVQLLERAAWRERLAAFAPVGRMALTNYLSQTVVCVLVFYGGGLVGRIDPAPAAGIALAVFAAQVAWSRWWLARFHFGPMEWLWRSLTYRRLQPMRIRLPAAQPGLAV, from the coding sequence GTGCTCGGCCTCTTCCTGCTGGGGCTGTGGGCGGGGCGGCGGCGCGTGCTGGAGAACGTCTCCGCGCACCGGGCCGCCTTCCGCCGGGTGACAGCGTGGGGTTTCGCGGTCAGCATCCCGGCGAACGTGGCGCTGGAGGTGGCCCGCTCGACGTGGAGCTACCAGACCGCCGCGGCGCGTCCGTGGCTGTTCCCGGTGGTGACCGCGCTGCAGGTGCTGGCCGTGGTCCCGCTGGCGGCGGCGTACGTCTCGGCGGTGGTGCAGCTGCTGGAGCGGGCGGCGTGGCGCGAGCGGCTGGCGGCGTTCGCGCCGGTGGGCCGCATGGCGCTCACCAACTACCTGTCGCAGACGGTGGTCTGCGTGCTGGTCTTCTACGGCGGCGGGCTGGTGGGGCGCATCGACCCGGCGCCGGCGGCGGGGATCGCGCTCGCCGTCTTCGCGGCGCAGGTGGCGTGGAGCCGGTGGTGGCTGGCGCGCTTCCACTTCGGGCCGATGGAGTGGCTCTGGCGCTCCCTCACCTACCGCCGCCTCCAGCCGATGCGCATCCGCCTGCCAGCTGCACAGCCAGGGCTGGCGGTTTGA